In a single window of the Litorilituus sediminis genome:
- a CDS encoding restriction endonuclease subunit S codes for MTGRYQAYPDYKPSTIDWLEEIPSQWKTTRLKYLGNAIIGLTYSPDEVVEKESEDATLVLRSSNVQNGKISLLDNVYVSKDIPEKLRTKKDDILICSRNGSRALIGKNARIDESSANMTFGAFMTIFRSKYNEYLSHVFNSKLFEYQSGSFLTSTINQLTTGNLNSFEIPFPPEDELEPINNFLNHETAKIDKLISKQEKLIELLKEKRQAVISHAVTKGLRPDSEMKDSGVEWLGQVIWSS; via the coding sequence ATGACAGGACGTTATCAAGCTTATCCTGATTACAAACCCTCAACAATAGATTGGTTAGAAGAGATACCTTCACAATGGAAAACCACCCGTCTGAAATACTTAGGAAACGCAATTATAGGCTTAACATATTCACCCGATGAGGTGGTAGAAAAGGAAAGTGAAGACGCTACATTAGTATTAAGATCGTCTAATGTGCAAAACGGAAAAATATCTCTACTGGACAACGTATATGTGAGCAAAGACATTCCCGAAAAGCTTCGTACAAAAAAAGACGATATTTTAATTTGTTCACGAAATGGTAGCCGAGCTTTAATCGGAAAAAACGCACGAATAGACGAAAGTTCTGCCAATATGACGTTTGGCGCATTCATGACTATTTTCCGAAGTAAGTACAATGAATACCTATCGCATGTTTTCAACTCCAAGTTATTTGAATATCAATCAGGCTCATTTTTAACATCAACTATTAATCAGCTAACAACTGGCAATTTGAACAGTTTCGAAATTCCTTTCCCCCCAGAAGATGAATTAGAGCCAATTAATAATTTTCTTAATCATGAAACCGCCAAAATAGACAAATTGATCAGTAAACAAGAAAAGCTGATTGAGTTGCTAAAAGAAAAACGACAAGCTGTTATTTCTCATGCTGTAACGAAAGGATTAAGACCTGATTCAGAAATGAAAGATTCAGGTGTTGAGTGGTTGGGACAAGTGATCTGGTCAAGCTAG
- a CDS encoding tyrosine-type recombinase/integrase, with protein MATVNIEQRTTKKGIKFRARVRIRDPLLEKGYYEESNTFTTRAKANHWATNRAKFLEVEGIPTKGIKGSDLREVTLANLIQMYLQYWDLNEKKLQRSKIFALSAIAKRDISSNLVSQITKDDVIDYAKMRKRDGVSGYTTYQDLIYMKSVLRAARDKEFMVNGNADCVIDAIDQIKTEINKQKIPKGHRLLEFSANERSDIEPSEREMELLRKALLVREQHPSAKIPYLQILDFAIATCMRVSEICRVKWKNFDEDAHTIVIEDRKHPTNKVGNNVTIPLIGGAYEIVLNRRDEKIRELKEKNLPFDPTEAIFPFESRSVTAGWQRCRKQLIDEGHSIKQIRFHDLRAYGATLLLKKGWSLPKVSKVTGHRDMKVLNNIYNRYEVSVIAKEDFNERHGLNKESVD; from the coding sequence GTGGCAACAGTAAATATCGAACAAAGAACCACTAAAAAAGGAATTAAGTTTAGAGCACGAGTTAGGATTAGAGATCCGTTACTCGAAAAAGGGTACTACGAAGAAAGTAACACATTCACAACCAGAGCAAAGGCAAATCATTGGGCAACTAACAGAGCCAAGTTTCTTGAGGTTGAAGGAATACCAACAAAAGGCATCAAAGGTTCAGATCTTAGAGAAGTAACTTTGGCAAACTTAATTCAAATGTATTTACAGTATTGGGATCTTAACGAAAAAAAGTTACAACGAAGCAAGATTTTTGCTCTATCAGCAATAGCTAAACGAGACATTAGCAGCAACTTAGTTTCACAAATAACCAAGGATGACGTTATTGATTATGCAAAAATGAGAAAGCGAGATGGTGTATCAGGGTACACCACATACCAAGACCTTATTTATATGAAGTCAGTTCTTAGAGCTGCGAGAGATAAAGAGTTCATGGTAAATGGCAATGCTGACTGTGTAATAGACGCAATTGATCAAATTAAAACTGAAATTAATAAACAAAAAATACCTAAGGGTCATCGTTTATTAGAGTTTTCAGCTAATGAGCGAAGCGATATTGAGCCAAGTGAAAGAGAAATGGAGCTTCTTAGAAAAGCTTTATTAGTACGAGAACAGCACCCAAGTGCAAAAATTCCATATTTACAGATTTTAGATTTTGCCATTGCCACATGCATGAGAGTCTCCGAAATATGTCGAGTGAAGTGGAAAAACTTCGATGAAGACGCTCATACAATCGTGATTGAAGACCGCAAACATCCCACAAATAAAGTTGGTAACAATGTCACCATACCGCTAATTGGCGGAGCTTACGAAATAGTTCTAAATAGGCGAGATGAAAAAATCAGAGAGCTTAAAGAGAAAAACTTGCCTTTCGATCCTACTGAGGCAATTTTTCCTTTCGAGAGCAGATCGGTAACGGCAGGTTGGCAACGATGTAGAAAACAACTAATTGATGAAGGGCATTCAATTAAGCAGATTCGTTTTCATGACCTTCGAGCATACGGAGCGACTTTACTCCTTAAAAAAGGGTGGTCATTACCAAAGGTATCGAAGGTGACTGGTCACAGGGATATGAAAGTTTTGAATAATATTTACAACCGTTATGAAGTCAGTGTTATAGCAAAAGAAGACTTTAATGAAAGACATGGATTAAACAAAGAAAGCGTAGACTAA
- a CDS encoding type I restriction endonuclease subunit R, protein MTTSTQEKIFQNDILDQMQSHGWLVGESKHYNRELAIYPDDLFEFVESTQKEQWQKLCNTYPNDPKGALLKTVERDLKANSKGTLYVLRNLVKDRGAKFSLCAFKPDHDLNPDALDRYNKNILRVVPELIYSPNGYDGRIDLTLFVNGLPVATLELKSEFKQALDNAKIQYMKDRQPKDPTTKKPEPLLTFKRGALVHFAVSQYNVAMTTRLAGKKTFFLPFDQGTSEGGAGNDIPADDSYATSYLWNEIFRKDNLLTILGRYIHLQVEDKEELDGTINRKETMIFPRYHQWSAVSTLLDTVEQEGTGEKYLIQHSAGSGKSNSIAWLSHQLASLHYYQDHEQLSKKIGDKVFDSVIVVTDRTVLDNQLQDTIYQFDHNEGMIARINREEAQGSKSSQLAGELKASTSIIIVTIQTFPHVIEAIRKDSTLSGRSFAVIADEAHSSQTGATARKLREVLMAEQLDNEEELDSEDILRLSLEARKGSQNISYFAFTATPKPKTLELFGRAPDRSRPAADDNKPEAFHIYTMQQAIEEGFILDVLKNYTSYKVAYQLAHKNPEGDKEVDSKKAATKVAKWVRLHPHNIAQKVETIIEHFNSNVKHLLAGEAKAMVVTSSRLEAVRYKRAFDKYVANKGYEGINAMVAFSGEVKDPDLPDMDFTERNMNPNLNGRDMRKAFDTNDYQVMLVANKFQTGFDQPKLVAMYVDKPLKGVECIQTLSRLNRTCKGKDTTYVLDFVNDPEEILEEFKVYFQTAELSGVSDPNLVYDIMDKLNDVGIYTWPEVEAFVEAYNDKKVNQAKLSNICKPAVERFNVRYKEASKVLTLAQSELKKAKDEGNDKKIKFAENSVKNAKEARDVLEVFKKDLMSFCRFYEFSSQIVDFDDIDLEKLSIYAKELYPLLRFDIEENDIDLSDLAMTHYRLHEQREANLILNESKALYVAKEAAGATPRDPQTELLSSIVSRMNDLFIDEKLTENDMINYANTIAGKVSENEVVMDQLRNNTKEQAMLGKFPESINEAVIESMGIHEGMAMKVLSNEAVAKGFAELMFDMLVKGIKPTAP, encoded by the coding sequence ATGACAACAAGCACACAGGAAAAAATCTTTCAAAACGACATATTAGATCAAATGCAATCTCATGGTTGGTTAGTGGGCGAATCCAAGCACTACAATCGAGAGCTTGCAATCTATCCTGATGACTTGTTTGAGTTTGTTGAATCCACACAAAAAGAACAATGGCAAAAGCTTTGTAATACTTATCCTAATGACCCAAAAGGAGCATTGCTTAAAACGGTTGAGCGAGACTTAAAGGCCAATAGCAAAGGAACGCTGTACGTACTTAGAAATTTAGTTAAAGACCGTGGCGCTAAATTTAGCCTTTGTGCGTTTAAGCCTGATCATGACTTAAACCCTGATGCATTGGATAGATACAACAAGAACATTCTGCGTGTTGTTCCTGAGCTAATTTATTCACCTAACGGCTATGATGGGCGTATTGACTTAACTTTATTTGTAAATGGTCTGCCCGTAGCGACTTTGGAGCTTAAATCTGAGTTTAAACAAGCATTAGATAACGCAAAAATTCAGTATATGAAAGATCGCCAGCCCAAAGATCCAACCACTAAAAAGCCAGAGCCATTGCTTACTTTTAAACGGGGCGCATTAGTTCACTTTGCGGTTAGCCAATATAACGTAGCCATGACAACTCGGTTGGCTGGCAAAAAAACCTTCTTTTTACCGTTTGACCAAGGCACAAGTGAAGGCGGCGCTGGTAACGATATTCCAGCGGATGACAGCTATGCGACTTCGTATCTTTGGAATGAAATTTTTCGCAAGGACAACCTACTTACGATTTTAGGTCGCTATATACATTTACAGGTTGAAGATAAAGAAGAGTTAGACGGCACAATAAACCGAAAAGAGACTATGATCTTCCCTCGTTATCACCAATGGTCAGCGGTTTCGACTCTACTTGACACAGTTGAGCAAGAAGGTACTGGTGAAAAGTATTTAATTCAGCACAGTGCTGGCTCAGGTAAGTCAAACTCTATTGCTTGGTTATCTCACCAATTAGCTTCTTTACACTATTATCAAGATCATGAGCAACTAAGTAAAAAAATTGGTGATAAGGTTTTTGACTCGGTGATTGTTGTAACAGACAGAACCGTTTTAGACAACCAGTTACAAGATACTATTTATCAGTTTGATCATAACGAAGGCATGATTGCTCGTATTAATCGAGAAGAAGCGCAAGGCTCAAAATCGTCTCAATTAGCTGGTGAATTAAAAGCCTCAACTTCTATTATTATCGTGACTATTCAAACTTTCCCGCACGTAATAGAAGCTATTCGAAAAGATTCAACGCTTTCAGGTAGAAGCTTTGCCGTTATTGCTGACGAAGCCCATTCAAGCCAAACAGGGGCAACAGCAAGAAAGCTTCGTGAAGTGTTAATGGCAGAACAGCTCGACAATGAAGAAGAATTAGATTCAGAAGATATTCTGCGCCTAAGCTTAGAAGCGAGAAAAGGCTCTCAAAACATTAGTTACTTTGCATTTACAGCAACCCCTAAGCCGAAAACATTAGAATTATTTGGCAGAGCACCTGATAGAAGCCGCCCTGCCGCTGATGACAATAAACCAGAAGCTTTTCATATCTACACCATGCAGCAAGCAATTGAAGAAGGCTTTATTCTGGATGTGCTGAAAAACTACACCAGCTATAAAGTTGCATATCAGTTAGCTCATAAAAATCCTGAGGGAGATAAGGAAGTAGATAGTAAAAAAGCTGCTACCAAGGTTGCTAAATGGGTTCGACTTCACCCTCATAATATTGCTCAAAAAGTTGAAACCATCATTGAGCACTTCAACAGTAATGTTAAGCACCTATTAGCAGGTGAAGCAAAAGCTATGGTGGTGACTTCAAGTAGGCTTGAAGCGGTTAGGTACAAACGAGCGTTTGATAAATATGTTGCCAACAAGGGCTACGAAGGCATTAACGCAATGGTAGCCTTTTCTGGTGAAGTGAAAGACCCAGACTTACCAGATATGGATTTCACCGAGCGTAATATGAACCCGAACTTGAATGGTCGTGACATGCGAAAAGCATTTGATACTAACGATTATCAAGTCATGTTAGTGGCTAACAAGTTCCAGACAGGTTTTGACCAACCCAAATTAGTTGCAATGTATGTAGATAAGCCGTTAAAAGGTGTTGAGTGTATTCAGACACTTTCTCGCCTTAACCGCACATGCAAAGGTAAAGACACTACTTACGTGCTGGATTTTGTAAACGACCCAGAAGAAATTTTGGAAGAATTTAAAGTTTACTTCCAAACAGCGGAATTATCGGGTGTATCAGACCCTAACCTTGTTTATGACATCATGGACAAGCTTAATGACGTTGGTATTTATACTTGGCCAGAAGTTGAAGCTTTTGTTGAAGCTTATAACGACAAAAAAGTTAATCAGGCTAAGTTGTCTAATATCTGTAAACCTGCGGTTGAGCGTTTCAACGTAAGATACAAAGAAGCTTCGAAAGTGCTTACGCTGGCTCAATCAGAGCTTAAAAAAGCCAAAGACGAAGGCAATGATAAAAAGATTAAATTTGCTGAAAACAGCGTTAAAAATGCCAAAGAAGCACGAGACGTATTAGAAGTATTTAAAAAGGATTTAATGTCATTTTGTCGCTTCTACGAGTTCAGTTCGCAAATTGTTGACTTCGATGACATCGATTTGGAGAAGCTAAGTATATATGCCAAGGAGCTATACCCATTATTACGCTTTGACATTGAAGAAAATGACATTGATCTCAGCGATTTGGCAATGACTCATTATCGTCTACATGAACAGCGAGAAGCGAACTTAATACTTAACGAGTCCAAAGCCCTTTATGTTGCAAAAGAAGCCGCTGGTGCAACTCCTCGTGATCCTCAGACGGAATTACTTAGCAGCATTGTATCTCGCATGAATGATTTGTTTATTGACGAGAAGCTCACTGAAAACGACATGATCAATTATGCCAATACCATTGCAGGTAAAGTGTCTGAGAACGAAGTAGTAATGGATCAGCTACGCAACAACACCAAAGAGCAAGCCATGCTCGGCAAGTTCCCAGAGTCTATCAACGAAGCAGTAATTGAAAGTATGGGTATACATGAAGGAATGGCAATGAAAGTGCTATCTAATGAAGCAGTAGCCAAAGGCTTTGCTGAATTAATGTTTGATATGCTGGTTAAAGGCATAAAACCAACAGCCCCATAG
- a CDS encoding IS3 family transposase (programmed frameshift), translating into MTQRRKPRKYTDEFREEAVKLVTEQGYSVTEAANSLGITTKLLYNWKDKFAKQASGETLSKDERAELVKLRKENKRLLMEREILKKGQRLLCERNEVKFEYIKEQQWRFPISALCNVLKVSRSAYYAWLKRPAKIITPDELRLYRRIKRLFDDSRSSAGARTLMKLLRKEGFNIGIFRVKSLMKLLSLQVKQRVAYKVTTMRKHSHAIADNLLKRKFNPASANQTWAGDITYLRTHQGWMYLAVVMDLHSRRIIGWALSKRMTVDLTMRAMQMAINLRQPKAGLIFHSDRGSQYTSKRYRAQLWANRITPSMSGCGACLDNAVVERFFGSLKNEWLLNVYHLTRESMKIDVEKYIKYYNSVRLHTTLNDMSPIEFESVRRKCAA; encoded by the exons ATGACGCAAAGAAGAAAACCAAGAAAATATACAGATGAGTTCAGAGAAGAAGCTGTAAAGCTCGTTACAGAACAAGGTTATAGCGTAACCGAAGCTGCTAACTCGTTAGGCATTACAACGAAGCTGCTTTATAATTGGAAAGATAAATTTGCTAAGCAAGCTTCAGGCGAAACATTAAGTAAAGATGAAAGAGCTGAGCTGGTTAAGCTTAGAAAAGAAAACAAACGCTTGCTAATGGAGCGTGAAATCCTAAAAAAAG GCCAGCGCCTTCTTTGCGAAAGAAATGAAGTAAAGTTCGAATATATTAAAGAGCAGCAATGGCGCTTTCCAATCAGTGCGCTATGTAATGTTTTAAAAGTGAGTCGCTCAGCCTATTACGCTTGGCTTAAGCGGCCAGCTAAAATCATCACACCAGATGAGCTAAGACTATATCGTCGTATAAAGCGACTATTTGATGATAGCCGAAGCAGTGCTGGTGCCAGAACCTTGATGAAGCTGCTACGCAAAGAAGGTTTTAATATTGGAATTTTCCGAGTAAAAAGTTTGATGAAGTTACTCAGCTTACAAGTAAAACAACGAGTAGCTTACAAAGTGACGACCATGCGAAAGCATAGTCATGCTATTGCAGATAATTTGCTTAAGCGTAAGTTTAATCCAGCTAGCGCTAACCAAACGTGGGCTGGTGATATTACTTACTTGAGAACTCACCAAGGCTGGATGTATCTAGCTGTAGTAATGGATTTACATTCTCGCCGTATTATTGGTTGGGCTTTAAGTAAGCGTATGACCGTTGATTTAACAATGAGAGCTATGCAGATGGCAATTAACCTACGCCAACCCAAAGCAGGCTTAATATTCCATAGCGATAGAGGTTCACAATATACCAGCAAGCGCTATCGAGCTCAGCTATGGGCTAATCGAATTACACCATCCATGAGTGGTTGTGGGGCTTGCTTAGATAATGCTGTAGTTGAAAGGTTCTTCGGAAGCTTGAAAAATGAATGGCTATTAAATGTTTATCACTTAACAAGAGAAAGCATGAAAATCGATGTTGAAAAATACATCAAATACTATAACTCAGTTCGATTACATACGACCTTAAACGATATGTCGCCAATCGAGTTTGAAAGTGTAAGGAGAAAGTGTGCGGCCTAG
- a CDS encoding type I restriction-modification system subunit M: MGEHFSKTAALIWSVADLLRGDFKQSQYGRIILPFTLLRRLECVLEPTKDDVIAKYETVKAMPHEAQEKILAVSAKQSFYNTSKMDLTKLGETSVAQNLESYVQSFSSNAREIFEHFDFFNTIDKLSEADLLYKVAKRFATTDLHPEVIDNYHMGLTFEELIRRFAESSNETAGEHFTPRDIVRLTTSLVFCHDDDLLTKQGLVRSIYDPTAGTGGFLSSGMEYVHELNDKAALSAFGQELNPESYAICKADMLIKGQKVDNIKLGNTLSDDHLPADKFDYMLSNPPFGVDWKKVQKKINDEHKFKGFEGRFGAGLPRVSDGSLLFLMHLVSKMRPKHEGGSRIGIILNGSPLFTGGAGSGESEIRRYLLEHDLVEAIIALPTDMFYNTGIATYVWILTNNKPEGREKQVQLINASVDDKENPENNFYVAMRKSLGSKRRELPENKIDEIVKLYGQFAEAKNSKLFNYKEFGYRRITVERPLQLSFEVTKEKLEAYTQDYLDKLHKKNPEITIEANPPAGYSSLQGLVGQPVIMSRKEFLAQFDEKLSSAEVKGLCKYFGEHNDEAEICYVESGKNKGQQEPNPDLRDNENVPLTESVQAYFEREVLPHVPNAWIDETKCDEKDGEVGIVGYEIPFNRHFYEYKPPRNLEEIDKDLDLVSGEIMQLLQEVHS, encoded by the coding sequence ATGGGCGAACATTTTTCAAAAACAGCAGCATTAATTTGGTCAGTTGCTGATCTTCTCCGTGGCGACTTTAAGCAAAGCCAATACGGAAGAATTATTCTTCCTTTCACTCTACTTCGCCGTTTAGAATGTGTTCTCGAACCAACAAAAGACGATGTGATTGCTAAGTACGAAACTGTAAAAGCAATGCCGCATGAAGCACAAGAAAAAATCTTAGCGGTCTCGGCAAAACAGAGCTTTTATAACACATCTAAAATGGACTTAACTAAACTGGGTGAAACCAGCGTTGCGCAAAACCTTGAAAGCTATGTGCAATCTTTCAGTTCAAATGCTCGTGAGATATTTGAGCATTTCGACTTCTTTAACACTATCGACAAACTCTCAGAAGCTGACTTGCTATACAAAGTAGCAAAACGCTTCGCAACAACTGATTTACACCCAGAAGTTATTGATAACTATCACATGGGTTTAACTTTTGAAGAGTTAATTCGCCGTTTTGCTGAAAGTTCCAATGAAACAGCGGGTGAACACTTTACGCCAAGAGATATTGTCCGTTTAACTACTTCTTTGGTTTTCTGCCATGACGATGACTTATTAACTAAACAAGGTTTGGTAAGAAGTATCTACGACCCAACAGCAGGAACTGGTGGTTTCTTATCTTCTGGTATGGAATACGTGCATGAGCTAAATGACAAAGCCGCACTTTCGGCTTTCGGTCAGGAGTTAAATCCAGAATCATACGCAATCTGTAAAGCGGATATGCTAATCAAAGGGCAAAAAGTCGATAACATTAAGCTTGGTAACACCCTGTCTGACGACCACTTACCTGCTGACAAATTTGACTACATGCTATCTAACCCTCCTTTTGGTGTTGATTGGAAAAAAGTTCAAAAGAAAATCAATGATGAACATAAGTTCAAAGGCTTTGAAGGTCGTTTTGGTGCTGGTTTACCACGAGTTTCTGACGGCTCTCTTTTATTTTTAATGCACCTTGTCAGTAAAATGCGCCCGAAACACGAAGGTGGCTCTCGCATCGGTATTATTCTAAACGGTTCGCCACTATTTACTGGCGGCGCAGGAAGTGGCGAAAGCGAGATCAGGCGTTATCTATTAGAGCATGACTTAGTTGAAGCAATAATCGCCCTCCCCACAGATATGTTCTACAACACAGGTATTGCTACCTATGTCTGGATTTTAACCAACAACAAGCCAGAAGGCAGAGAGAAACAAGTTCAGCTTATTAATGCCAGCGTAGATGATAAAGAGAACCCCGAAAACAACTTTTATGTTGCCATGCGTAAATCGTTAGGCAGTAAACGCAGAGAACTGCCAGAAAATAAAATTGATGAAATAGTTAAACTATATGGTCAATTCGCAGAAGCAAAAAACAGCAAACTATTTAACTACAAAGAGTTTGGCTATCGCCGAATTACTGTTGAACGTCCTTTACAACTGTCGTTTGAAGTGACCAAAGAAAAGTTAGAAGCTTATACCCAAGACTATCTGGATAAGCTACACAAGAAGAATCCTGAGATTACCATTGAGGCAAACCCACCAGCAGGTTACTCCTCGCTTCAAGGGCTTGTCGGTCAACCCGTAATAATGAGCCGCAAAGAATTTTTAGCTCAATTTGACGAAAAACTTTCTTCCGCAGAAGTAAAAGGTTTGTGTAAGTATTTTGGCGAACACAATGATGAAGCTGAGATCTGTTATGTCGAATCTGGTAAAAACAAAGGTCAACAAGAGCCTAATCCTGACCTAAGAGATAATGAAAATGTACCGCTTACTGAATCCGTGCAAGCGTATTTTGAGCGAGAAGTTTTACCTCATGTTCCAAATGCTTGGATTGACGAAACCAAGTGCGATGAAAAAGACGGTGAAGTTGGTATCGTGGGTTACGAAATCCCATTTAATCGCCATTTCTATGAATACAAGCCGCCAAGAAATTTAGAAGAGATAGACAAAGATTTAGATTTGGTTTCAGGCGAAATAATGCAGTTATTACAAGAGGTTCACTCTTAA
- a CDS encoding Abi family protein: protein MIPFSKPSISVKDQITLLQNRGLIIQDTERAERYLEVISFFRLSAYMRPFQVPHDDQHTFKDNAEFKEVVALYAFDRELRLIIMDAVERVEVGIRSMVNNVMGPTYQNEEEPYSGSHWYLNRDRFNFRYDHQRLLGTLGNKQEQEKRSLRQEFDKIDNAQHDDAKKDILKNLKQRENYCRYYANNYSEPELPPCWAAIEELTLGELSHLYKGLKRDADRKAIAKRFKVPQDKLASWLHTLTFIRNCCAHHARLWNRELPIAPKLMRDPEWQFPTVLPDSQIQPAKRLFSVILLLAFLMKQVSPDSKWVNSLLALFAKYPNVPLKNMGFPEDWQQHPFLQEVIE, encoded by the coding sequence TTGATCCCATTTTCTAAACCTTCAATTAGCGTAAAAGATCAAATAACCCTGTTACAAAACAGAGGGTTAATTATTCAAGATACTGAAAGAGCTGAACGTTATTTAGAAGTCATCAGTTTTTTCAGGCTTTCAGCCTACATGCGTCCTTTTCAAGTTCCTCATGACGACCAGCACACCTTTAAAGACAACGCCGAATTTAAAGAGGTCGTAGCGCTTTATGCGTTTGACCGAGAGCTACGCCTAATTATTATGGACGCAGTAGAGCGAGTCGAAGTTGGTATTCGTTCTATGGTGAATAACGTTATGGGACCGACATATCAAAACGAAGAAGAACCATATAGTGGTAGTCATTGGTATTTGAATAGGGATAGATTCAATTTTCGTTATGATCACCAACGCCTTCTCGGCACATTGGGTAATAAACAAGAACAAGAAAAACGCTCTCTTCGACAAGAGTTCGATAAAATCGACAACGCCCAACACGATGATGCAAAAAAAGACATACTGAAAAACCTTAAACAGCGTGAAAACTATTGTCGATATTATGCAAATAATTACAGTGAACCTGAACTTCCACCTTGTTGGGCAGCAATCGAAGAGTTAACCCTTGGTGAGTTATCGCACTTATATAAAGGTTTAAAGCGAGACGCTGATCGCAAAGCCATAGCTAAACGATTCAAAGTACCGCAAGACAAACTTGCCAGTTGGCTACATACATTGACCTTTATTCGTAACTGCTGCGCTCATCATGCAAGGCTTTGGAATAGAGAGTTGCCAATTGCACCTAAGCTGATGCGTGATCCTGAATGGCAATTTCCTACGGTATTGCCAGATAGCCAAATCCAACCAGCAAAACGGTTGTTCTCTGTGATTCTGCTTTTGGCATTTTTAATGAAGCAAGTCAGCCCAGACAGCAAATGGGTAAATAGCTTACTGGCGTTATTTGCCAAATACCCAAATGTGCCATTAAAAAATATGGGCTTTCCCGAAGACTGGCAGCAACACCCATTTTTACAAGAGGTAATAGAATAA
- a CDS encoding FRG domain-containing protein, translated as MSEAARVTKLSTFIGHITDIKADENRTLFFRGHADLEYVALPTIFRVNPNDEQSLRYVEKEQELFHDIIMRCPEEFLSCNSAFDHLVKMQHYGLPTRLLDITSNPLVALYFACCTLAGKGAKGKDGEVLIYSIPNDEIKFYNSDTVSVVSNLSKMNSDFNFENVNHHKSYLHAIREEKPYFADEIKQEHLNSVLCVKPKLDNRRIVKQSGAFLLFGMGVRKNDPTGIPENYRSESIKKIEIPKSAKLNILNELKNVAISEATLFPEIDYVARSLRA; from the coding sequence ATGAGTGAAGCCGCAAGAGTTACTAAACTCTCAACGTTTATAGGACACATTACAGACATAAAAGCAGACGAAAATCGTACTCTATTTTTCAGAGGTCATGCTGATTTAGAGTATGTAGCACTGCCAACTATCTTCAGAGTTAATCCTAATGACGAGCAGAGCTTACGTTATGTAGAGAAGGAACAGGAGCTTTTTCACGACATTATCATGCGCTGTCCAGAGGAGTTTCTTTCTTGCAATTCAGCATTTGACCACTTAGTAAAAATGCAACATTACGGATTACCAACAAGGTTGCTCGACATTACCAGTAACCCATTAGTAGCACTTTATTTCGCCTGCTGTACTTTGGCAGGTAAAGGTGCAAAAGGTAAGGATGGTGAAGTCCTTATTTATAGTATTCCGAATGATGAAATTAAGTTTTATAACAGCGATACGGTATCGGTCGTTAGTAACCTGTCAAAAATGAACTCAGACTTCAATTTCGAAAATGTAAATCACCACAAAAGCTACTTGCATGCGATAAGAGAAGAAAAGCCTTACTTTGCTGACGAGATCAAGCAAGAGCATTTGAACTCGGTATTATGTGTAAAGCCGAAGTTAGATAACCGTAGAATAGTAAAACAAAGCGGTGCTTTCTTATTATTTGGTATGGGGGTTAGAAAAAATGACCCAACTGGTATCCCTGAAAATTACCGTTCCGAATCGATTAAAAAAATTGAAATCCCAAAGTCTGCAAAACTCAATATATTAAATGAACTTAAAAATGTAGCGATATCCGAAGCAACACTTTTCCCAGAAATTGACTATGTAGCACGTTCATTAAGAGCTTAA
- a CDS encoding restriction endonuclease subunit S has translation MPKHWTVKKIKHFGAVIGGYAFKSSDFTDSGYPVIKISNVSHLEIDWSDRSYLPPDFAERHKEYIAPKGSLVFAMTRPVISGGIKVFRMKDDSNPLINQRVGFINIENEDISSFILQSSLSSAFKAQFINNMTVTNQPNISGEGIGDICIAVPPHNELIEINLALKNIESLYSKLIENCIEQIGLMKERKTALISAAVTGKIDVRNFKEEVNE, from the coding sequence GTGCCTAAGCATTGGACTGTAAAAAAAATTAAACACTTCGGTGCAGTAATCGGAGGTTATGCTTTCAAAAGTAGTGATTTTACAGATAGTGGTTACCCTGTCATTAAGATTTCTAATGTTTCACACTTAGAGATAGATTGGTCAGATAGATCTTACCTCCCACCTGATTTTGCAGAGAGGCATAAAGAATACATAGCACCAAAAGGATCTCTGGTTTTTGCAATGACTCGACCTGTTATATCAGGCGGTATCAAAGTATTCAGGATGAAAGATGACAGTAACCCTTTGATAAACCAAAGGGTTGGATTTATTAATATTGAAAACGAAGATATTTCATCTTTTATTTTACAGTCTTCGTTGTCATCGGCTTTTAAAGCACAATTTATAAATAATATGACAGTGACTAATCAACCAAATATTTCAGGGGAAGGAATTGGAGATATATGCATTGCCGTTCCTCCTCACAATGAGTTAATTGAAATCAATTTAGCTCTCAAAAATATAGAAAGTTTATATTCAAAATTGATTGAAAACTGTATCGAACAAATAGGGTTAATGAAAGAGCGAAAAACTGCTCTAATATCCGCGGCTGTTACGGGAAAAATTGATGTACGAAACTTTAAGGAAGAAGTAAATGAGTGA